TGTTttccaaaatgtttttgtttcacCTGCATGAACGTTTCCCAATCCTTAAAACCAACCAGGTACGCTGTGGTGGCCTTCGGAGGAGTTTCTCCATATGACAAAGCCAGGAGTGTCATATACGAACACAACGAATTCACTTCCAAGCCGGAACAGCTGGCGGACTACTTTGGTCACATTAACACCGGAAATGGCAGCAGCAACGATATCCTAATGGCCATTTCCGCGGCTGCCAAGCTGAACTTCCGTCCGGGCGTATCGAAAACCTTCATCCTGCTCTCGTGCAGTAAATGTGCGGCCAGGGATATGCGCTTCGACTACACCTCGATCCTGCAATATTTACTTGAGGAGGGCGTAAACCTCCACATCCTGGCCGACACGGAGTTTGACTTTGAGCGAAACAAAAAGCTGCGACACTTCTTTGGCTTGGACAGCAAGCTGGTCTATTCAAAGCGGTTCCCCGAAGGTGATGCGGAAACCCGCAACACAACCCACATTCCGAAGAGCAATCTGGGAATCTGTACAACGCTAGCGGTGGAAACACAGGGATCTGTGTTCAGTGCCCGCAAGCTGCAGCCGGAGAGAAAGTATCCGATCAAGCGATTCGCCACAATTTTCGCCAAACGGGTCGCCTTGAGTGCCACGCCCATCCAGAGCCAGACCTGCGAGTGCTCCGCCCACAACACGGGCGTCTCCTACATGGCCTGCTCACCACAGGCTCTGCCAGAGGAGAAGTACGATCTAGACGACTATGTAAGTGGCTATAGGAAAGGCTGATTAACTTCGAACCTTATCATTTCATTCtatatttattctatttattcACATTTGCAGGACTCCTTCAATAACTGGGACTGGGGAGACGAGCCGGAGAGCGAGACAAATGTAATGTCGTAGTTTATAGTCCGCCACAATTAGTTAGCTAGTTCAGTTATGTCCGTGCAGAATTTAAGGTTTTTCTAATGCATAACCGACAGgcatattttgtaaaaataaatcaaaccaTATATAAATGCATTTGGTGTCATAATTTTCAGGCCATAGTTGGCCAAAGTTAACAAGTGACACGCCCGACCAGTTTTCTGCTTCCTATTCATTGTCTGCCCCAATCGCGGTTGCTGATTAAAAGTTGCCCGACcgcctgcagcagcagcagcagcagcaacgaaCGATTGCATGCGGCATGCTGCATGTTGCAAGTTGGTGGCAGCCACTTGCGGTGGACCATTTGGATGACTATCACTTTTGCAGCTGGTGCCGCCACGGCCACGGTTGACGGAAACGGCAGGCAGAACTCAAGTACGTGTAACAACCTTAACCCTAAAGCGAGGCTAGCCAAGGCGATTCGAGATGGAATGGACCATGTCCGTTCACTCGAACCACTTGATACCCAGTTGAACCCAATTTGTTGATATAACGTTTCCCTGGAAAAGCGCACAATGGAAATTATGCGAGCCGAGTGGTAATGCAATACTTTCTATTTCAATGCTATGGTTACATCAACCGGCCGTCCTAGGCCCAATTGCGAATCTTTCACTTTTGGGCAAGCTATAAAAACCAGCGGACAGATTGCAGCCATTCGCATTGCTGCACAGAGATCCGGCCAGGTAGCCACGGACATAGACAAAATGTGGAGATTCGTAAGTGCAGCCATGGGAATAGGAAATCATCGAATCCGACTTCAACACTGGATTGTCTTCCAGCTTCTGATTTGTAGTATTCAGCTGATTTGCGCATCAGAGCATAGTGGCGAAGGATATGGCGATGGTTACGGATACGGCGGAAGCGGAGGCGGCGGCAGTGGATCACTAGGcagcggcggaggaggcgATGGCCACTTTCACCACCACACACCCACCACGTACTCGGAGATCTCGAAGCATGTGCCGGTGCATGTGATCGAAAAGGTGCCACTGCCCATTCCCCATCCGGTCGCCGTTCAGGTGCCCAACGTAATTCGGCTTCAAATTCCGGAACCCTATGCCGTCCACGTGCCCGTCCAGCAGGAGATCCATGTGCCGGTGTATAAAATAGTGCCCGAAATAACCGAAAAGAAGATACCCTACACCGTCGAGAAGCCATACCCCGTCGAGGTGGAGAAACCTTATCCCGTCGAGGTGATTAAGCAGATCAAGATCCCGGTGCCTAAGCCCTATCCTGTTCCGTTTACCATCTACAAACACGTCCTGCAAAAGGAGCACGGCTGGTGATGAAGATAGTCGTGGTTGGTTAGGTGTGTAAGTTTTGGAATGCCAGCTCTAAATCGAAGAGTATTATTTTACAAAGCTAATGAGTAAAAATAGTGTTTAAGATAAAGTACTGCGTTTTCAGAAAATACTGAAAAGAAAAGACGTTACTGAACCTAATTGAAGTCTataaacaaacgaaaaaatacaattttcttCCATACATTTTCGGCATATGCATTTATCCATAGGTTTCAATCTTAACTGGGTTCTTTCCAAAGCTTAAAAAGTTCTTGATAACAATGTGGAAGTAGAGAAATGTCACTTTACATGTAGACTTCAAGCTTTCGAAATTTGTTATCAAAAATTAGAAAGCTTATGATAACTTTTTCATTCAAAGCTACAAATCCCAGAACACTTTCGAGCAAAGCTTTTTTTGAGCAGTCCTTTTTTATGATGGCGGCAAAGTGCGTATACACACGCTGACAACTGACATATATACCTCGCAGGTTCGTTAAACTTTTCCGAATTGATTGACGCTGTGTGGGAAAGTGTGGGGCAGGTTTCCCTCAAACCGATGACGTGCGCACGCTCCACAACCCCAAGCTTGTCAGCCACCCAACCGACCAACCACCCACAAAACCAACGCCTTCTCATCCGGTAAGGTATTGCCTGGTTTTATATCCCGTATGTCCTTGAAGGGGACGTGCGGGCAACTTTTCCGCGATTGTCaatgattttcatttgttgCACGCCGCTAGTAAAGTCATTCCCATTCCCGTAATGCCTGTCATTCCGTAGGGCAGTCAGTcactcagtcagtcagttagtcaaTCAAGCGCAGCTGCCGCAAATTATTTATGCACAACTTGTAGCTCCACACGCACACGATTGTTGAGCAAAATGTATCCAAAGGATGTGCctcatatgtatgtatgtgtagtGCACAATGTGTTTGCCTACGTGTCGGGaactttaatttcatttacattCACAAACAGAAAGACACACATGCTAAAATAGTTCATCCATTTGTTCTTCAAATCTTATCCTTTCTCCATTTTTAGACAACTTGAAAAGTTTCGTTTTGAAGGAAACAGAGTAAATGCAAAGTAATTTGAAATTGCTTGAATTCATTATTCTACGCAAAAGCAGCAAAACTTTTTCGTAATTAAATTCTGACACACCCAGGAAACCATTGTTCATTGCTCAATTTTCCAACAGGTCGGGTCCAGGTTCAGGTTCAGGTGGTGatggaatttaattaattatgaaaatattccAAATGATTCATTCATCTGGCCGGATAAACATAGCCTTAATCACCACCAAACGACCGAAATGCAATTGTTGAGTTATGCTCTTTGTGTCCTCCATGCGATGCCATTTGCATCATTCATCAACTCATTTGGAAAATTTGGTAATTGCACATTCTGATTAAACGATAATTGAGTGATTCAGTGTGTTTGCTGTCGTGGTTTCGAATGGCCATTTGGCCAAATGTGCGTATCGCAGATCAGCAGCCTGGGGGTTGGCCTAATTACCATTTGTCTACTTTGACGGACTCAATCGACGCCATTTAGGgggcatttttatttttggaaggGAATACAATTGTAGcaatgctttttttttgcgatttacaaaatatttgacttatgaaagatatatatttttgcattgcTACATGAGCTTAATCAACGAAAACAGGTGTAAATTCATCGTCCCTCGAATAAATTGAACCTTTGAACATCCTTTAAATTACACGGGTTCATTTAAGGATGGCTTCTCCTCCCATCAAGGTACACACTTGCCTAGGCCACATGTGGCAATTGAATCTAGCTGGCCTAAGCCCTCAGCCTCATATTATGCGAAAGCCAAGCTCCTGAATTCCGACATCCCGGTCTATCCAATCGATTGGcgcataaaatgcaaattaaattgtcgGAACATTTGGTATTACAGCAGCCAAAGCTCTCAGCCAATGAGCTTAGCCAAAGtctggcaaacaaatttacaatgctAAGCTCATGTGAAGGCTGGCGAAGTGAGGTGATCTGGGTGGGAAGGGGGAGGGTGGCATACGTACAGATGGGCTGGCAAAAAGGGGAAACTTTTGGATTCGTGGAATTAATTTaagttaattgatttttctaCCAGAAGCTGTACACGTGCAAGAGTTTTCCGCACTCAAAAAGACAGAGAGACAGACTGTCAGGCAATCGATGAGGAAAAGGAAACTGCGAGGTGGCAAAAGGACGAGAGCGGAAATTGACAACAGCCTCGAGTGCTGAGTTGTAAGGGAAATACATTTCCATGGCCCATTCACATTATCGCCCTCCATTCCATTGAGACATCATATGTGTCCTCCCGCTTGACAGGCAGACGTGGCCCTCGTTGGACTTTTAGGAGCAGCTtcgtttcccattttccagctgccacatCTGAGATAAAAATAGCTGGAACATTAATAACGCCGTATTAATCAATTGCCCAACGATTCGAGTTGCCTTcatattgttatttttaagcATTTCAAAGGCTGCATTCGCAGAAAAACAGAGTCGACTGCTTTCCCTGGAACCGACAGCTTTTCCTGTCTAATGAGGTGTGAAGTGGTGTGAATGCATCAGGGCCTTTGAAGGATGTGGTCCTAGATGGCACTGTGGGAAGTTCCTTTGGCAAAATTATTGATTAGCGGGTAAACACGTCAGTTTCGGCACAAACTTCGTTCTCAATTCTCGGTAATGAGCGTATAATATTAGCTTTTTAAGATTTCTTTAAGCAACTCCTTAAAAGTCTGTATGTCTTTAAAGGAAATTCTCACGATCTGGAAACTCATTTCTGAAAGCGCTAAAAATAGCCTTTATTGTTAGCACTTTACGTGCAGAGTCAAGAAAACGCATTAAAAAgtgtataaaaatatgaatcAATGGCGAATTACAAAGCCACAAGCCTAAATCAAATCCTCTTCCCTTTTTAATGATAAATCTCCTGCAGAAAGTGAAATTGAATGGCAAAGTGGGGCCGCACTAAAGTCATAAAAGTCGCGTGGACCAAATTAGGAGGAATTCTCAACTGTTTGTGATGGAGGCAAAAGTAAGGAATGCTCCCCACTGCCCCAAATCCTGCCCCTCTCCTCGTACATTCTGTGCACAACAATTTTAAATGACTTTCAGGAGGCGACCCAGGACACACTCACATACAGCcagatacacacgcacacacacacacacacgaacgcACGGGAGCGGCAGCCGAAAGTAACAGATAAGATTAGACACCCAAGCCAGTGACAACAGGCGTCGTCAAGATGGCGCTCCACGCCCACATTGCGTATGCGCGCTCTTCTACACTgtgagaaaatatttaacttcCGCCAGACAGAGACTAAGCTGCACTAAGACTTAACAGAttttgaatttacttttagGGACCACCAATAATTATTATGAAGTTTattattaagtttttttttttaacttgctAAAGAGTATCGCACAGTCGAGAAATCTATATTAGTTTCTACTTCACATATTTTTCACAGTGGGCTTTTAGTTTTCCCGTATGCTTAAGTAGAATTTACTGTTGAATGAACTTATTTCGCTCAGTGTCAGCCGTAAGCGAGTCAAGGCTAAGCTCCGAAATCGctcgaaacgaaacgaacttCAGCCATTGGAGGCAGCAATGTTTTTTCGTTATTTTCCTGCCAGCGCCATTTCCTTTTGCCTGATTTTTCTTTGCTCCTttgagtttttctttttttttttttgtagcactttttgttttgtttcggatgCTGCGCGTGGCAGGGAAAACAGCTGGCTGGCTCGTAATGATTACGAGACTTTTATGGCAGAGCGAACGCGGCACACAAAGCCCAAAAAGGGTCCCCAAGATGGCGTAGGAAGCAACCTTCTGTACCTGGAACCCAATCCACCCACTCCGCCCACTCTACTCCATCATTCGCACATCGTTGGCCAAAGTTCGGAAGCGTTTATTGGAAGGCACCCGCAACGTCCCATACCATTTCTCTCAGATGGAATAAGTTAAGCGATTATGAGCACCGCCTAGAAGTAGGCAACTGTTTTCATTCGCTCGAAAAGAAGGGTGGAATgtcttaaaataaatatgcgcCATATACAAATAAGTGCCAAATGTTAAGTAAAACATTTAAGATTCAGTCGAAAATACTCAA
The sequence above is a segment of the Drosophila melanogaster chromosome 2L genome. Coding sequences within it:
- the CG33299 gene encoding uncharacterized protein, isoform B, giving the protein MWRFVSAAMGIGNHRIRLQHWIVFQLLICSIQLICASEHSGEGYGDGYGYGGSGGGGSGSLGSGGGGDGHFHHHTPTTYSEISKHVPVHVIEKVPLPIPHPVAVQVPNVIRLQIPEPYAVHVPVQQEIHVPVYKIVPEITEKKIPYTVEKPYPVEVEKPYPVEVIKQIKIPVPKPYPVPFTIYKHVLQKEHGW
- the CG33299 gene encoding uncharacterized protein, isoform C, which produces MWRFLLICSIQLICASEHSGEGYGDGYGYGGSGGGGSGSLGSGGGGDGHFHHHTPTTYSEISKHVPVHVIEKVPLPIPHPVAVQVPNVIRLQIPEPYAVHVPVQQEIHVPVYKIVPEITEKKIPYTVEKPYPVEVEKPYPVEVIKQIKIPVPKPYPVPFTIYKHVLQKEHGW